GGCCCTCGGTGAGCACCGCGATCTCCGAGTACCGCGACAGCTGCCCCCACTCATGACCCGGTGAGCGGAGAGGGTGCCGGCCCGCGTGGCCGGCACCCTCTCACGCCGTCAGGTCGGTGAGCACCGCGCGCAGCATGCGGTTGGTGACCGCGGGCGTGGGGTTGCCGCCGTGCAGCATCTCGCCGTAGATGACCGACTCGACGATCCGCACGTACAGGTACGCGCGGCCGCGCAGCTCGGTGTCGGCGGGCGCGGCCGGCAGCTCGAGGCAGTCGCGGAAGATGCGGGTCTGCGCGACGATGAACCGCTCGTGCACGCGCCCCGCCGGCGTCAGCAGCACCCGCGCGGCGGTCTCCGGCTCCTGGGCGATGAACCGCCGGAACGGGCGCGAGCGGGCCAGCGAGTCGCAGAAGCGGCCGGTCACCTCCACCACGCCGGTCACCCCGGTCGCCGAGCGGCCGCGGAAGGCGTCGGCGAGCGTGCGCGAGCCCAGGTACCACAGCACGTCGCCGAGCACGCGGTCGCGGGTGCCGGCCACCCGGTAGAGCGTCGCGCGGCTCACCGCGAGCTCGACGGCGAGGTCGTCCATAGCGAGGCCGCCGCGCGCGAGGAAGTGCCGCGCGCCGCCGTGCACGACCACGTCGTAGCTCACCACCCGCCGTGCGCGTTCCGGT
This genomic stretch from Phytohabitans houttuyneae harbors:
- a CDS encoding QsdR family transcriptional regulator, which gives rise to MRMEGVAASGPERARRVVSYDVVVHGGARHFLARGGLAMDDLAVELAVSRATLYRVAGTRDRVLGDVLWYLGSRTLADAFRGRSATGVTGVVEVTGRFCDSLARSRPFRRFIAQEPETAARVLLTPAGRVHERFIVAQTRIFRDCLELPAAPADTELRGRAYLYVRIVESVIYGEMLHGGNPTPAVTNRMLRAVLTDLTA